The following are encoded in a window of Leptodactylus fuscus isolate aLepFus1 chromosome 9, aLepFus1.hap2, whole genome shotgun sequence genomic DNA:
- the LOC142217879 gene encoding protein SSUH2 homolog has protein sequence MDQTNLPVTSGSPDALRMAVTPSRSTTDFVDIDLSTPTSSKVALVPPSVIGALDLSPQNSPQVFAVPALPLLSRSTEAGIHQLRPTNPTMIHGNSSKMAPTANPPVQTRSDTSVMSQCRPPVDVQVGVIQKCSRTDGGSDLVPPCGQTPVYTSMFCPSDAAHRALLITEAAAKQAFEEYSNSRCCYGSAPAKEMTTEELQPLNAYRYCLETFTESRSCEWVTEKNRGQYVDVSNVGFAPQPWDVPVSVPDMFRDATQKMVVPNTVTLKACSHCNGMGMNMCLKCHGTGRIQCMWCNGSGRHMQMEMCSQCYGRGNDICRLCTNRRIQNCVACAGKGQVLNYLLLTVTWKNNKYDFVSDQNSEFSSNLFKTVHGERIYTDEQPSVSPLTHFPDSSIILASQNALDQHGTQFSSCRVIRQRQSVELLPLTKVRYTWKGKQLNYFVYGKENKVHVQNYPQKCCCLVM, from the exons ATGGATCAGACAAACCTTCCTGTAACTTCCGGCTCCCCAG ATGCGTTAAGAATGGCCGTGACTCCATCTCGCAGCACGACTGATTTCGTAGACATTGACTTGAGCACTCCTACATCCTCCAAGGTGGCGTTGGTTCCTCCATCCGTGATCGGAGCTCTTGATTTGTCACCTCAAAATTCCCCCCAGGTCTTCGCTGTGCCCGCCCTGCCCCTCCTATCGCGGAGCACTGAAGCTGGCATACATCAGCTCCGTCCTACCAACCCAACCATGATCCATGGAAACTCAAGCAAGATGGCGCCGACAGCCAACCCACCAGTTCAGACCCGCTCAGATACAAGTGTGATGTCTCAATGTCGCCCTCCGGTGGACGTGCAAGTAGGGGTAATCCAGAAGTGCAGCAGAACGGATG GTGGTTCAGATCTAGTGCCTCCTTGTGGACAGACTCCAGTCTACACTTCAATGTTCTGCCCCAGTGATGCAGCTCACAG GGCGCTGCTGATCACTGAAGCTGCAGCAAAACAAGCATTTGAGGAATACAGTAACAGCAGATGTTGTTATGGGAGCGCTCCGGCCAAAGAGATGACCACCGAGGAGCTGCAGCCGCTCAACGCTTATagg TATTGTTTGGAAACTTTCACCGAATCGCGGTCCTGTGAGTGGGTAACGGAGAAAAATAGAG GTCAGTATGTGGATGTCAGCAATGTTGGATTTGCCCCCCAGCCCTGGGATGTTCCGGTTTCTGTACCCGACATGTTCAGGGATGCCACACAGAAGATGGTTGTTCCTAACACGGTAACACTGAAG GCTTGTTCACACTGTAACGGCATGGGGATGAACATGTGTCTGAAGTGTCACGGGACCGGCCGG attcagTGCATGTGGTGTAATGGGTCTGGGCGTCATATGCAGATGGAGATGTGTTCGCAGTGTTACGGCAGAGGGAATGATAT CTGCAGGTTGTGCACAAACCGCAGGATCCAGAACTGCGTCGCCTGTGCCGGGAAGGGACAAGTCCTGAACTACCTGCTGCTGACCGTCACCTG GAAGAATAATAAATATGACTTTGTATCGGATCAGAACTCCGAATTCTCCTCTAATCTCTTCAAGACGGTCCACGGGGAGAGAATCTATACAGACGAGCAACCATCG GTCTCTCCGCTCACGCACTTCCCAGACTCCTCCATTATTTTGGCTTCCCAGAATGCTTTGGATCAGCACGGCACCCAGTTCTCCTCATGTCGTGTTATCAGACAG AGGCAGAGCGTTGAATTACTTCCTCTGACCAAAGTGCGATATACCTGGAAAGGAAAACAATTAAACTACTTTGTCTATGGGAAGGAGAACAAGGTGCATGTGCAGAATTACCCCCAGAAGTGCTGCtgcctggtcatgtga
- the LOC142217929 gene encoding protein SSUH2 homolog — protein MEQGASMGSDPCTPCYTSNRDPRDYRNLIVLTLDAARDAVRRYVSSSNCCCRPRAEEPVIERVTQMPIYRYRLETFTETRHVEKICKPYTGQRIDAPDGNPQAEIWDIDVYTPKMFHEESKKFPLPGSGEVKMCPKCGGRGRSKCSGCGGSGQFRCRCSSVSRQKSRNKRCPSCSGSHRKRCSKCSGRGRRICISCKGEGRLLYSQQLVVKWKTLRSEVVSNVSEQGLSLPLILLQKVTGETMLMDDDVTVHPIAGFTDPPEISGTSERLIQDHRNVCGPSCHILRQRQTVEMIPIAHVQYGYRGRSLSCHVYGRERRVFAKRRLRNLSFSCSVL, from the exons ATGGAGCAAG GAGCCTCTATGggcagtgacccctgcaccccaTGTTACACCTCTAACAGAGACCCCCGGGATTACAG AAACCTCATTGTCCTCACATTGGACGCTGCCAGGGACGCTGTGCGGAGATACGTGTCCTCCTCAAACTGCTGCTGTCGCCCCAGAGCAGAGGAGCCGGTTATCGAGAGGGTAACACAAATGCCAATATACAGA TACAGACTGGAAACTTTTACTGAAACAAGACACGTGGAGAAAATCTGCAAGCCGTAtactg GTCAGAGAATCGACGCTCCAGATGGAAATCcccaagcagagatctgggatatCGACGTCTACACCCCAAAGATGTTTCATGAAGAGTCAAAGAAATTTCCACTTCCTGGATCTGGAGAAGTGAAG ATGTGTCCGAAATGTGGAGGCCGCGGAAGAAGTAAATGTTCAGGATGTGGAGGATCAGGACAG TTCAGATGCCGATGCTCCAGCGTCAGCCGCCAGAAATCCAGAAACAAGAGATGTCCATCATGTTCAGGGAGCCACAGAAAGAG atgcagtAAATGTTCTGGACGAGGCAGAAGAATTTGCATTTCATGTAAAGGAGAAGGCCGACTCTTATATTCTCAGCAGCTGGTGGTGAAGTG GAAGACGCTGCGCTCTGAGGTTGTATCTAATGTATCTGAGCAGGGGCTCAGTTTGCCGCTTATCCTCCTGCAGAAGGTGACGGGGGAGACGATGCTGATGGACGATGATGTGACT GTTCACCCTATAGCCGGATTTACTGACCCCCCGGAGATTTCTGGCACCTCCGAGAGACTGATCCAAGATCACCGGAACGTGTGCGGCCCCTCCTGTCACATCCTGCGGCAG CGGCAGACGGTGGAGATGATCCCTATAGCGCACGTCCAGTATGGCTACCGGGGGAGGAGCCTGTCCTGTCACGTCTATGGCCGGGAGCGCAGAGTCTTCGCCAAGCGGCGTCTCCGTAATCTCTCCTTCAGCTGCTCGGTGCTGTGA